The Thermus antranikianii DSM 12462 DNA segment AGCTCCACCCGGGGGGAGAGCCTGAGGGGGCTTCCTAAGGAAAGCTGGCTCCGCTTGGCCACCTTGGCCCCCACGACGGCTCCCTTGGCCGAGGGGAGAAGCCCGCCCTCCTGGACCCTCACCCCGGGGTAGAGGAGGTCGGGGGCCACGCCTTGCGGAAGGCCCTGGAAAAAGAAGCTCGTTTGGGGGTCAAACCCTCCCCGGACCAGGAAGAGGGTGGGGATGATGCTCCTCACCCCCAGCTCCTTCCCCGCTGCCACCGCCCGCCGGTACTCCTCGGGGGTGATCTCGGGGTAGCCGGAAAACCCCAGGCCCTCCATGCCCTCGGGGACCAGCTGGATGGCGGGGCCCACCCGGGCAAGCTCCTGGGCCAGGGAGCGCCTTAAGCCTTCCCCGAAGGAGAGGAAGAGGACCATGCTGGTGGTGGCGATGAGCACCCCCAGGAGGGTGAGGAGGCTGCGCACGGGGCGGGCCAGGAGGTTGCGAAGGGCCATGGAAAGGATTTCCATCTTCTTCAAGCTTATTCCTGGTGCGGAAAGCGGACGCGGCTAGGCCCAGGGAAGGCCAAACCCGAGGGGGAACGTTCTAGATGACCCTCTCCACGAAGTGGGTCTCTATCTCCTCCAGGAACTGGCGGGGGTCCACCTTCTGGCGTTCAGGGTGCTGGTAGTAGGCCTTTTCCGCCTCCTGAAAGTTCTCGTGGCCCACGAACCACAAAAACTCCCTTTCCCCGATCCAGTAGGCCCCCAGGACCTGGAAACCCGTGGCCTGGCGCAAGGGGACGATGACCTCCAAGAACACCTTCTGAAAAGCCTCCCTGGCCCCTTCCTTGATCCGGTAGCGGCGCATCTGGACCGTCATGGTCCAAGCTTACCCTTGAGGATCCAAGGATTCCAGCAGCTCCAAGAAGGCCCTAGGGGACAGCACCGGGGGTTCCGGGTGGGCGAGCCCGAGCAGGTGTCGGTCCCCCGATACCAAGACCCTGGCCCTCGCGGCCCGGGCCAAGGCCACCAGGTAATCGTCCCCGGGATCCGGCGAGAGGCCGGGGGTTTCCGGGGGGTCGGGGGTCACCTCCCCCCAGCGGACCAGGAAGGCCAGGTAGTCCTGGACCTCCTCGAGGCTCACGTAGTCCCGGAACTTGGGTCTTTTTAGGACCCGCTCGGCTTCCTC contains these protein-coding regions:
- a CDS encoding putative toxin-antitoxin system toxin component, PIN family; this encodes MIRAVLDPGVLVAALLSSQGAPAQFLRLLVKGRFQLVLSPKLLEEAERVLKRPKFRDYVSLEEVQDYLAFLVRWGEVTPDPPETPGLSPDPGDDYLVALARAARARVLVSGDRHLLGLAHPEPPVLSPRAFLELLESLDPQG
- a CDS encoding NIPSNAP family protein, whose amino-acid sequence is MTVQMRRYRIKEGAREAFQKVFLEVIVPLRQATGFQVLGAYWIGEREFLWFVGHENFQEAEKAYYQHPERQKVDPRQFLEEIETHFVERVI